A stretch of Mastomys coucha isolate ucsf_1 unplaced genomic scaffold, UCSF_Mcou_1 pScaffold1, whole genome shotgun sequence DNA encodes these proteins:
- the Chit1 gene encoding chitotriosidase-1 — protein MVQSLAWAGVMTLLMVQWGSAEKLVCYLTNWSQYRTGAAQFFPRDVDPNLCTHVIFAFAGMNNHELSTVEHNDKLLYQELNSLKTKNPKLKTLLAVGGWTFGTQKFTDMVATASNRQIFVKSALSFLRTNGFDGLDLDWEFPGSRESPAVDKERFTALIQDLAKAFQEEAQSSGKERLLLTAAVPNDRGQVDAGYEVDKIALSLDFINLMAYDFYSSWEKTTGHNSPLYKRQGESGAAAERNVDAAVRLWLQKGTPASKLILGMPTYGRSFTLASSSDNGIGAPVTGPGAPGPYTKDNGILAYFEACSWKEVRRLEDQKVPYAFQGNQWVGFDDVESFRAKVAYLKQKGLGGAMVWVLDLDDFRGSFCNQGQYPLIRTLRQELSLPSVPGPPPVPGPPPMPGPPPSSEPEQGPSPGLDNFCQGKADGVYPNPGDESSFYNCGGGRLFLQSCPSGLVFRASCKCCTWG, from the exons ATGGTGCAGTCCCTGGCCTGGGCAG GTGTGATGACCCTGCTGATGGTCCAGTGGG GCTCTGCTGAAAAACTGGTCTGCTACCTCACCAACTGGTCCCAGTACCGGACAGGGGCAGCTCAATTCTTCCCCAGGGATGTGGACCCCAACCTATGTACCCACGTCATCTTTGCTTTTGCTGGAATGAACAACCACGAACTCAGCACCGTTGAGCATAATGACAAACTTCTCTACCAGGAGCTGAACAGCCTAAAGACGAA GAACCCCAAGCTCAAGACCCTGTTAGCCGTCGGGGGCTGGACCTTTGGTACCCAGAA GTTCACAGACATGGTGGCCACAGCCAGCAACCGGCAGATCTTTGTCAAGTCAGCCCTAAGTTTCCTGCGCACTAACGGTTTTGATGGCCTTGACCTTGACTGGGAGTTCCCAGGAAGCCGAGAGAGCCCTGCAGTAGACAAAGAGAGATTCACAGCCCTGATACAG GACTTGGCCAAAGCCTTCCAGGAGGAAGCCCAGTCCTCAGGGAAGGAACGCCTCCTTCTGACTGCAGCTGTACCGAATGATCGAGGCCAGGTGGATGCTGGCTATGAGGTGGACAAGATTGCCCT GAGCTTGGATTTCATCAACCTTATGGCCTACGACTTCTACAGCTCCTGGGAAAAGACCACAGGGCATAATAGCCCCCTCTACAAAAGGCAAGGAGAGAGTGGGGCGGCCGCTGAGCGAAACGTG GATGCTGCTGTGAGGCTCTGGCTACAGAAGGGGACCCCTGCCAGCAAACTGATCCTTGGCATGCCCACCTATGGACGCTCCTTCACCTTGGCCTCCTCATCAGACAACGGAATTGGGGCTCCAGTCACAGGGCCTGGTGCCCCAGGCCCCTATACTAAGGACAATGGGATCCTGGCTTACTTTGAG GCCTGCTCCTGGAAGGAAGTGCGCAGACTCGAGGACCAGAAGGTGCCCTACGCCTTCCAGGGCAACCAATGGGTGGGCTTTGACGATGTGGAAAGCTTCAGAGCCAAG GTTGCCTATCTGAAACAGAAGGGCCTGGGAGGGGCTATGGTCTGGGTCCTCGATTTGGATGACTTCCGCGGTTCCTTCTGCAACCAGGGCCAGTACCCTCTCATCCGGACACTGCGGCAGGAGCTGA GTCTTCCATCCGTGCCTGGGCCACCCCCGGTGCCTGGGCCACCCCCGATGCCTGGGCCACCCCCGTCTTCTGAACCAGAGCAGGGACCTAGCCCCGGGCTAGATAACTTCTGTCAAGGCAAAGCTGATGGGGTCTACCCCAACCCTGGAGACGAGTCCAGTTTCTACAACTGTGGAGGGGGGCGGCTGTTCCTGCAGAGCTGTCCCTCAGGCCTGGTGTTTCGAGCCTCTTGCAAATGCTGTACCTGGGGCTGA